Part of the Chitinophaga parva genome is shown below.
CCGGCCAACGTATCATGCGCCCATGGCCTGCAGCGCGGCTTCCAGCGCTGCCAGGTCGGCGGTGATGTTTGCATTGTAACCACTGTTGTTGTCGCCGTGATTCGTGGTGTAGTAATAACGGATGCCCAGGTCTGATGCCATGTTAAAAAAGCAATTGAACTCCTTTTCTCCTGCCAGGCGCAGCTCCAGCACCTGGGTGCCGGTTTGCATGAACAGCATGTTGGTAAAGCCGGCCCCATGTAACCCGGCCAGCACGCGGGTTTCCGCCATGAGGGCTATTTGCTGGGCCAGTGTGTAATCTTCCATGTAATGGACCCCGAAGCCATGCTGCTGCATCAATGCCTGCACGGCATCTTCATTTAAAATGCGGCGCACGCGGGCACGCGCCCGGCTGATATATACCTTACGGTGCGGGGGCGGTGCCGCAGGCAGTGCCAGTTGTTCATGCAAGCCCTTGAACAACGCAGGGGGTGGCAAGTGCCAGTATGCCGGGTAGCCGGGCATCAAAAGTTCCTTCACCACTACATGCTCTTTGCGCCCATAATACACCGCTTTATAACCCAGCAGGCGCAGGCTTTCCACTACATAAGGCACCTGCTCATAATAGTAAGGGAGCAGTAC
Proteins encoded:
- a CDS encoding glycosyltransferase family 61 protein; protein product: MNQPDILEPGITREAARPQNLKAEDLPLFQRYLSVTTPPVLLKRLRHAHILKDLVFTFRPFHFYTEYRPLGRPKRSTLLKRLLRVFYPVRRLERAIWITDEWTQEYYHWYVDGLSRLEAAATAVGKEVPVLLPYYYEQVPYVVESLRLLGYKAVYYGRKEHVVVKELLMPGYPAYWHLPPPALFKGLHEQLALPAAPPPHRKVYISRARARVRRILNEDAVQALMQQHGFGVHYMEDYTLAQQIALMAETRVLAGLHGAGFTNMLFMQTGTQVLELRLAGEKEFNCFFNMASDLGIRYYYTTNHGDNNSGYNANITADLAALEAALQAMGA